Proteins from a single region of Eublepharis macularius isolate TG4126 chromosome 9, MPM_Emac_v1.0, whole genome shotgun sequence:
- the LOC129335941 gene encoding snaclec rhodocytin subunit alpha-like: MGQVVYFGLCLLGCFIIGSSSTPVEDTSDAEVAEKSPCPSGALYYRQNCYEFFGTSRTWDEAEAACQILRHGGHLASFPSMREEKLVSAYIKQRSSTNYVWIGLNATPNFNRLIWEWSDGTLYNSGSSLWDSRSPSSSVSSSECIALYNVQYLSSSSRWLQYNCAVSWPYVCKYKA, encoded by the exons ATGGGACAGGTTGTCTACTTTGGCCTCTGCCTCCTGGGCTGCTTCATCATTGGGTCAAGCAGCACCCCAgtggaag ACACCAGTGATGCAGAAGTGGCTGAGAAGTCTCCATGTCCTTCTGGGGCACTTTATTACAGACAGAACTGCTACGAGTTTTTTGGAACTTCAAGGACATGGGATGAAGCCGAG GCCGCATGTCAGATCCTGAGACACGGAGGGCACCTGGCTTCCTTTCCCAGCATGAGGGAGGAAAAACTCGTCTCGGCTTACATCAAGCAGCGTAGCTCCACCAACTATGTCTGGATTGGTCTTAACGCTACACCGAATTTCAAT AGACTAATCTGGGAATGGAGTGATGGAACCCTATACAACTCTGGGTCCTCTCTCTGGGACAGCCGGAGCCCCAGCAGCTCCGTGTCTTCCTCCGAGTGTATCGCCCTCTACAATGTCCAGTATTTGTCAT CTTCTTCCAGATGGTTACAGTACAACTGTGCCGTCTCCTGGCCCTACGTATGCAAATATAAGGCCTAG